In Camelina sativa cultivar DH55 chromosome 16, Cs, whole genome shotgun sequence, a single window of DNA contains:
- the LOC104750624 gene encoding glycerate dehydrogenase HPR, peroxisomal-like yields the protein MAKPMSIEVYNPNGKYRVVSTKPMPGTRWINLLVDQGCRVEICHLKKTILSVEDIIDLIGDKCDGVIGQLTEDWGETLFSALSKAGGKAFSNMAVGYNNVDVEAANKYGIAVGNTPGVLTETTAELAASLSLAAARRIVEADEFMRGGLYEGWLPHLFVGNLLKGQTVGVIGAGRIGSAYARMMVEGFKMNLIYFDLYQSTRLEKFVTAYGQFLKANGEQPVTWKRASSMEEVLREADLISLHPVLDKTTYHLVNKERLAMMKKEAILVNCSRGPVIDEAALVDHLRENPMFRVGLDVFEEEPFMKPGLADMKNAVVVPHIASASKWTREGMATLAALNVLGRVKGYPIWNDPNRVDPFLNENASPPNASPSIVNSKALGLPVSKL from the exons ATGGCGAAACCGATGTCCATTGAAGTGTACAACCCGAATGGGAAGTACAGAGTCGTCAGCACAAAACCGATGCCTGGTACTCGCTGGATCAATCTCTTGGTAGACCAAGGTTGTCGTGTTGAG ATATGTCATTTGAAGAAGACGATCTTGTCTGTTGAAGATATCATTGATCTGATTGGAGACAAGTGTGATGGAGTCATCGGTCAG TTGACGGAAGATTGGGGAGAGACTCTGTTTTCAGCTCTGAGCAAAGCTGGAGGGAAAGCTTTCAGTAACATGGCCGTTGGTTACAACAACGTCGATGTTGAAGCTGCCAATAAGTATGGAATTGCCGTTGGTAACACTCCG GGAGTGTTGACCGAGACAACGGCCGAACTAGCTGCTTCACTTTCCTTGGCTGCTGCAAGAAGAATTGTTGAAGCTGATGAATTCATGAGAGGTGGCTTGTACGAGGGATGGCTTCCTCATCT GTTTGTTGGTAACTTACTTAAAGGACAGACTGTGGGAGTTATTGGAGCTGGACGTATTGGATCTGCTTATGCTAGAATGATG GTTGAAGGGTTCAAGATGAACTTGATCTACTTTGATCTTTACCAATCTACTCGTCTTGAGAAGTTTGTGACAG CTTATGGACAATTCTTGAAAGCAAACGGGGAGCAACCTGTTACGTGGAAACGAGCTTCGTCCATGGAGGAGGTGCTGCGTGAGGCTGATCTG ATAAGTCTTCACCCGGTGCTTGACAAAACCACTTACCACCTTGTCAACAAGGAGAGGCTTGCCATGATGAAAAAG GAAGCAATCCTTGTGAACTGCAGTAGAGGTCCCGTGATCGATGAAGCAGCTCTGGTTGATCATCTCAGAGAGAACCCAATGTTCCGAGTTGGTCTTGATGTGTTTGAG GAAGAGCCATTCATGAAACCAGGGCTTGCTGATATGAAAAACGCTGTTGTTGTTCCTCACATTGCTTCTGCTTCAAAG TGGACTCGTGAAGGAATGGCTACACTTGCAGCTCTCAATGTCCTC GGAAGGGTCAAAGGGTACCCAATTTGGAATGACCCGAACCGAGTAGACCCATTCTTGAACGAAAATGCTTCACCACCTAATGCAAGTCCAAGCATCGTCAACTCAAAGGCCTTAG GATTGCCTGTTTCGAAGCTATGA
- the LOC104750626 gene encoding CDP-diacylglycerol--inositol 3-phosphatidyltransferase 1 produces MAKKERPRPQKLSVYLYIPNIVGYMRVLLNCVAFAVCFSNKTLFSVLYFFSFCCDAVDGWVARRFNQVSTFGAVLDMVTDRVSTACLLVILSQIYRPSLVFLSLLALDIASHWLQMYSTFLAGKSSHKDVKDSTSWLFRLYYGNRIFMCYCCVSCEVLYIILLLIAKNQSENLLNVVVATLTQISPLSFLLALTLFGWSMKQTVNVIQMKTAADVCVLYDIEKQQKP; encoded by the exons ATGGCTAAAAAGGAGAGACCTAGACCTCAAAAGTTGTCTGTTTACCTTTATATACCTAATATTGTTG GGTACATGCGAGTTCTCTTGAACTGTGTTGCTTTTGCTGTGTGTTTCTCCAACAAGACACTTTTCTCTGTCCTTTATTTCTTCAG CTTTTGTTGTGATGCTGTGGATGGATGGGTTGCTCGTAGATTCAACCAAG TTTCAACATTTGGAGCTGTTCTTGACATGGTCACAGATAG AGTTAGCACGGCCTGTCTACTCGTGATTCTCTCTCAAATCTACAG GCCTAGCTTGGTCTTCCTTTCATTGCTGGCTTTAGATATTGCTAGTCACTGGCTGCAGATGTACAG TACGTTTCTAGCAGGGAAAAGCAGCCATAAGGATGTGAAAGACAGCACAAGCTGGCTTTTTAGACTCTACTACGGAAACCGGATATTTATGTGTTATTGCTGTGTTTCTTGCGAG GTTCTGTATATCATCCTCCTTCTCATTGCAAAGAATCAATCCGAAAATCTCCTGAAT GTCGTAGTTGCCACATTAACTCAGATTTCACCACTCTCTTTTCTCCTGGCTTTGACATTGTTTGGTTGGTCGATGAAGCAGACCGTCAATGTCATTCAG ATGAAAACGGCTGCAGACGTTTGTGTACTGTATGACATAGAGAAGCAGCAGAAGCCTTGA
- the LOC104750625 gene encoding tapetum-specific methyltransferase 1-like, whose amino-acid sequence MDGRLPDKGILKSDALKEYIMETTAYPREHELLKELREATIQRYGNLSEMGVPVDESLFLSMLVKIINAKNTIEIGVFTCYSLFTVALALPEDGRITAIDIDQAGYNLGLKYMKKAGVDHKINFIQSDAVRGLDQLLLNGEKQEYDFAFVDADKTNYVHFLEKLLKLVKVGGIIAFDNTLWFGTLIQKEEEVPGHMRAYREALLEFNKILAQDPRVEIAQISIGDGLTLCRRLI is encoded by the exons atggatgGTCGATTACCTGACAAAGGGATTCTCAAGAGCGACGCTCTCAAAGAG TATATCATGGAAACGACGGCATATCCAAGAGAGCATGAATTGCTCAAGGAACTTCGAGAAGCTACAATACAAAGATATGGCAATTT AAGCGAGATGGGGGTTCCGGTTGATGAAAGTCTATTTCTATCGATGCTTGTAAAGATCATCAACGCGAAAAACACTATCGAAATCGGTGTGTTCACCTGTTACTCGCTTTTCACTGTAGCTCTTGCTTTACCTGAAGATGGCCGT ATTACTGCGATAGACATTGACCAAGCAGGTTACAATTTGGGACTAAAGTATATGAAAAAAGCAGGTGTTGATCACAAGATCAATTTCATTCAATCTGATGCTGTTAGAGGCTTAGACCAATTATTATTGAACGGG GAGAAACAAGAGTATGATTTTGCATTTGTGGATGCTGACAAGACGAACTACGTTCACTTCCTTGAGAAGTTGCTTAAGTTAGTGAAGGTTGGAGGAATCATTGCGTTCGACAACACCTTGTGGTTCGGTACTCTAATtcagaaggaagaagaagttccaGGCCATATGAGGGCTTATAGAGAAGCACTTCTAGAGTTCAATAAGATTTTAGCTCAAGACCCTCGAGTCGAAATCGCTCAAATATCTATCGGAGATGGTCTCACACTATGCAGACGCCTCATATGA